From the Erythrolamprus reginae isolate rEryReg1 chromosome Z, rEryReg1.hap1, whole genome shotgun sequence genome, one window contains:
- the LOC139154046 gene encoding olfactory receptor 14A16-like, producing MSNQTVSGFFLLEFTTNSELQILHFVMFLILYLGIVIANVLIISAVIFDSHLHRPMYFFLMNLAIQDIGQVSVIIPKSMINSLKNTRYISYSGCVAQVFFLVFFMGSDFSLLTAMAYDRYIAICKPLHYEMVMSRAVCKQIIASTWISGLLYGLVHTAGTFANSFCSNVVNQFFCEIPPLLTLSCSDWYFHEILIILLSCSLALACFTFVILSYTKILIIVLRIPLVHGGKKVLSTCLPHLIVFSIFVSTTMFAYLKPNSDIESHLNLLFTVIYSLMPPLLNPIIYGLRNKEIGLALVKLHRNIET from the coding sequence ATGAGCAATCAAACAGTCTCTGGATTTTTCCTTCTTGAATTTACAACAAATTCAGAACTTCAGATATTGCATTTTGTTATGTTCCTGATACTATATTTGGGAATAGTTATAGCAAATGTTCTTATAATCTCTGCAGTAATTTTTGACAGTCACCTACATCGCCCCATGTATTTCTTTCTGATGAACTTGGCCATACAAGACATTGGTCAAGTTTCAGTCATTATTCCCAAATCCATGATCAATTCTCTCAAGAATACTAGATACATTTCTTATTCTGGATGTGTTGCTCAGGTATTCTTCCTTGTCTTTTTCATGGGGTCTGATTTTTCTCTTCTCACAGCCATGGCATACGATCGCTATATTGCAATTTGCAAACCTTTACATTATGAGATGGTGATGAGCAGGGCAGTATGCAAGCAAATCATTGCTAGTACATGGATAAGTGGTCTTCTTTATGGATTAGTACATACTGCAGGCACATTTGCAAACTCTTTCTGCTCTAACGTTGTCAATCAATTTTTCTGTGAAATACCACCCTTGCTCACTCTCTCCTGCTCAGACTGGTATTTTCatgaaattttaattattttattaagttGTAGTTTAGCTTTAGCTTGCTTTACTTTTGTCATTCTCTCTTATACAAAGATTTTGATTATAGTGTTGAGAATTCCGTTAGTTCATGGGGGGAAAAAAGTGCTCTCAACCTGTCTTCCACACCTCATTGTATTTTCCATATTTGTGTCAACTACAATGTTTGCTTATTTGAAGCCCAACTCTGACATTGAGTCACATCTGAATTTATTATTTACTGTTATATATTCTTTAATGCCCCCTCTACTGAACCCAATAATTTATGGTCTGAGAAACAAAGAGATTGGACTGGCCTTAGTaaaactacatagaaacatagaaacatag